Proteins encoded together in one Acidimicrobiales bacterium window:
- a CDS encoding VOC family protein → MSRLQLALNVTDLEAAVAFYGKLFAIEPAKRKPGYANFEVADPPLKLVLFEAAEGGTLNHLGVETETAAEVTAAEARLSETGLETTGVDDTTCCFATKVETWVTDPDGARWEWYVKTGDADTIGGGADPATGEAVCCAPVAESPPEPVTLGASAATNGGSGCC, encoded by the coding sequence ATGTCCCGCCTGCAACTCGCCCTCAACGTCACCGACCTCGAGGCCGCGGTCGCCTTCTACGGCAAGCTCTTCGCCATCGAGCCGGCCAAGCGCAAGCCCGGCTACGCCAACTTCGAGGTGGCCGACCCGCCCCTGAAGCTCGTGCTCTTCGAGGCCGCCGAGGGGGGCACCCTCAACCACCTGGGGGTCGAGACCGAGACCGCCGCCGAGGTCACCGCCGCCGAGGCCCGCCTCAGCGAGACCGGCCTCGAGACCACGGGCGTCGACGACACGACCTGTTGCTTCGCCACCAAGGTGGAGACCTGGGTGACCGACCCCGACGGCGCCCGCTGGGAGTGGTACGTGAAGACCGGCGACGCCGACACCATCGGCGGCGGGGCCGACCCCGCGACCGGCGAGGCCGTGTGCTGCGCCCCCGTCGCCGAGTCGCCCCCCGAGCCCGTGACCCTCGGGGCGTCTGCGGCGACGAACGGCGGGTCCGGCTGCTGCTGA
- a CDS encoding ABC-F family ATP-binding cassette domain-containing protein has product MAQPSASSPRRGHQLDHRDGAPAISLHDVHHHWPDGMPTFEGVTVAFGPGSTGITGRNGSGKTTLLRLVAGELRPTAGHVRIHGRVATLDQRLNLATDATVADLLGVRCALDALAALDAGEARPEHLEVLDGQWDVEARAAAALDAAGLPFGVDGLHRRVGTLSGGEAVLTALAGLRLGSAPVTLLDEPTNNLDAGARSRLHDLVRAWPGVLLVVSHDHALLDLMETTAEVRQGSVTTFGGNLTAFEAHLATEQEAAARAQRAAERRLDTERRQHAEAQVKLARRARYASAQAENVPKILANTRKAQAQVSAGKLRTEAAAKVESATAALAEVRGRVRDDTAIRVDLPATAVPAAKRVLSIRQGDTALLVHGPERLALVGPNGAGKTTLVEAILDPAGPAADRAGVTATVHLDPRRVAHLAQRLDDLEEHATVLQNLRTAAPQRPTVELRAQLARFLLRGDALGLPARQLSGGERFRLCLARLLLADPPPQLLVLDEPTNNLDRETVDQLVDALGAFRGALVVVSHDRGLLERLAITRWLAIEPGHRLRPLDDPPS; this is encoded by the coding sequence ATGGCCCAGCCGTCTGCTTCATCCCCGCGCCGCGGGCACCAGCTCGACCACCGTGACGGGGCGCCGGCCATCAGCCTGCACGACGTGCACCACCACTGGCCCGACGGCATGCCCACGTTCGAGGGGGTGACCGTCGCGTTCGGCCCCGGGAGCACCGGGATCACCGGTCGCAACGGGTCCGGAAAGACCACCCTGTTGCGCCTCGTGGCCGGCGAGCTCCGCCCGACGGCCGGGCACGTCCGGATCCACGGACGGGTGGCCACGCTCGACCAGCGCCTGAACCTCGCCACCGACGCGACCGTGGCCGACCTGCTCGGGGTGCGCTGCGCCCTCGACGCGCTCGCCGCCCTCGACGCCGGCGAGGCCCGGCCCGAGCACCTCGAGGTGCTCGACGGCCAGTGGGACGTCGAGGCGAGGGCCGCCGCCGCGCTCGACGCCGCCGGGCTCCCCTTCGGCGTCGATGGCCTGCACCGTCGCGTGGGGACCCTCTCGGGAGGCGAGGCCGTGCTCACCGCGCTCGCCGGCCTACGCCTCGGGTCGGCCCCCGTGACCCTGCTCGACGAGCCCACCAACAACCTCGACGCCGGGGCCCGGTCCCGCCTGCACGATCTCGTCCGGGCGTGGCCCGGGGTGCTGCTCGTGGTGAGCCACGACCATGCGCTCCTGGATCTCATGGAGACCACCGCCGAGGTCCGCCAGGGGTCGGTCACCACGTTCGGCGGGAACCTCACCGCGTTCGAGGCCCATCTCGCCACCGAACAGGAGGCCGCAGCCCGGGCCCAGCGAGCCGCAGAGCGCCGCCTGGACACCGAGCGCCGCCAGCACGCCGAGGCGCAGGTGAAGCTGGCCCGACGGGCCCGCTACGCAAGCGCCCAGGCCGAGAACGTGCCGAAGATCCTCGCCAACACCCGCAAGGCGCAGGCGCAGGTGTCGGCCGGCAAGCTGCGCACCGAGGCGGCCGCCAAGGTCGAGTCGGCCACCGCAGCACTGGCCGAGGTGCGGGGCCGGGTGCGCGACGACACCGCCATCCGGGTCGACCTGCCGGCCACGGCCGTCCCCGCCGCCAAGCGCGTGCTGTCGATCCGCCAGGGCGACACCGCCCTGCTCGTCCACGGGCCCGAGCGACTGGCGCTGGTGGGGCCGAACGGCGCAGGCAAGACAACCCTCGTGGAGGCGATCCTCGATCCCGCGGGCCCGGCCGCGGACCGCGCCGGCGTCACCGCCACGGTCCACCTCGACCCCCGCCGGGTCGCCCACCTCGCCCAGCGCCTCGACGATCTCGAGGAGCACGCCACCGTGCTCCAGAACCTGCGTACCGCGGCACCCCAGCGCCCCACCGTCGAGCTCCGCGCGCAGCTCGCCCGCTTCCTGCTGCGCGGCGACGCCCTCGGCCTCCCGGCACGGCAGCTGTCCGGAGGCGAGCGCTTCCGACTCTGCCTGGCCCGTCTGCTCCTGGCTGACCCCCCGCCTCAGCTCCTCGTGCTCGACGAGCCCACCAACAACCTCGATCGCGAGACCGTGGACCAGCTCGTCGACGCGCTCGGTGCCTTCCGTGGCGCGCTCGTGGTGGTGAGCCACGACCGCGGCCTGCTCGAGCGCCTCGCCATCACAAGGTGGCTGGCCATCGAGCCCGGGCACCGCCTCCGCCCCCTCGACGACCCTCCCTCCTGA
- a CDS encoding helix-turn-helix domain-containing protein gives METGDDANERDLRAARHAALGDPVRLAIVDELVVSDRAPVELRRRLGIESNLLAHHLDVLEGVGLVERTRSSGDGRRRYVHLRRGALHGLTPGRPVPGGSALFVCTANSARSPLAAALWRHRTGRPAASAGTHPAERIHPGAVAAARRAGVDLADDAPSSIADAGRPPAIVVTVCDQAHEELDPDPSWLHWSVPDPVPAGTAAAFDAAVTELAERIDALAAEDTP, from the coding sequence ATGGAGACAGGCGACGACGCGAACGAGCGGGACCTGCGGGCGGCGCGTCATGCGGCGCTCGGCGATCCTGTCCGCCTCGCCATCGTCGACGAGCTCGTGGTGTCGGACCGGGCGCCGGTCGAGCTGCGCCGCCGCCTCGGGATCGAGTCCAACCTCCTGGCCCACCACCTCGACGTGCTCGAGGGGGTCGGCCTGGTCGAACGCACCCGCTCGAGCGGCGACGGTCGCCGCCGCTACGTCCACCTCCGGCGTGGCGCGCTCCACGGGCTGACGCCCGGCCGTCCGGTGCCGGGCGGTTCCGCGCTGTTCGTGTGCACCGCCAACTCGGCCCGGTCGCCCCTGGCCGCGGCCCTCTGGCGCCACCGCACCGGTCGGCCCGCGGCGTCCGCGGGCACGCACCCGGCCGAGCGGATCCACCCGGGCGCGGTCGCGGCGGCTCGTCGTGCGGGCGTGGACCTCGCCGACGACGCCCCCTCGTCGATCGCGGACGCCGGCCGCCCGCCCGCCATCGTCGTCACCGTGTGCGACCAGGCGCACGAAGAGCTCGACCCCGACCCGTCGTGGCTCCACTGGTCGGTCCCCGACCCCGTGCCCGCCGGTACCGCGGCCGCCTTCGACGCCGCCGTGACGGAGTTGGCCGAGCGCATCGACGCACTCGCCGCCGAGGACACCCCCTGA
- a CDS encoding glutathione S-transferase C-terminal domain-containing protein, with translation MTPDNYVADGGAYERDTTYLTTRITADGRDGFPVEAGRYRLVVARACPWANRAIIVRRLLGLEDALSMAIAGPTHDERSWDFSETYPGGYDPVLGIERLQQAYLRRDPTYDKGITVPAIVDVSSGEVVTNDVPQLTLDLTTEWTDHHRRGAPDLYPEARRDEFDEVMATIYIDVNNGVYECGFAGDQAAYGASYRRLFERLDLLEEHLTTHRYLVGDTLTEADIRLFTTLVRFDAVYHGHFKCNRNKLSEMPALWAYARDLFQTPGFGDTIDFDHIKRHYYCVHQDLNPSGIVPAGPDVSGWLAPHGRLELGGRPFGDGSPPPPPPAEELVPDTGVVVPAA, from the coding sequence ATGACCCCGGACAACTACGTCGCCGACGGCGGCGCCTACGAGCGCGACACCACCTACCTGACCACTCGCATCACCGCCGACGGACGCGACGGCTTCCCGGTGGAGGCGGGCCGCTACCGCCTCGTGGTGGCCCGAGCCTGCCCCTGGGCCAACCGCGCCATCATCGTGCGGCGTCTCCTGGGCCTCGAGGACGCGCTGTCGATGGCCATCGCCGGCCCGACCCACGACGAGCGCAGCTGGGACTTCTCCGAGACCTACCCCGGGGGCTACGACCCGGTGCTCGGCATCGAGCGCCTCCAGCAGGCCTACCTGCGGCGGGACCCGACCTACGACAAGGGCATCACCGTGCCCGCCATCGTGGACGTCTCCTCCGGCGAGGTCGTGACCAACGACGTGCCCCAGCTCACACTGGACCTCACCACCGAGTGGACCGACCACCACCGGAGGGGCGCGCCGGACCTCTACCCGGAAGCCCGTCGTGACGAGTTCGACGAGGTGATGGCCACGATCTACATCGACGTCAACAACGGGGTCTACGAGTGCGGCTTCGCCGGCGACCAGGCCGCCTACGGCGCGAGCTACCGACGGCTCTTCGAACGCCTCGACCTGCTCGAGGAGCACCTCACCACCCACCGCTACCTGGTCGGCGACACCCTCACCGAGGCCGACATCCGACTGTTCACGACGCTCGTGCGCTTCGACGCCGTGTACCACGGGCACTTCAAGTGCAACCGGAACAAGCTGAGCGAGATGCCGGCGCTGTGGGCCTACGCCCGCGACCTCTTCCAGACGCCCGGCTTCGGCGACACCATCGACTTCGACCACATCAAGCGGCACTACTACTGCGTCCACCAGGACCTCAACCCGTCGGGCATCGTCCCCGCAGGGCCGGACGTCTCGGGGTGGCTGGCGCCGCACGGGCGCCTCGAGCTGGGGGGCCGCCCCTTCGGCGATGGCTCCCCGCCGCCCCCGCCGCCGGCGGAGGAGCTCGTCCCCGACACCGGGGTCGTCGTCCCGGCCGCCTGA
- a CDS encoding STAS/SEC14 domain-containing protein: protein MLVTLPDLPDGVIGFEVVGEIHSDDYRDTLIPAIEAAGEAGAIRLVYVLGDRFEGYSAGASWQDAKLGVHHHGKWRRAALVTDIDWVRHLTSVFGWAVPGEVKVFPLAEQADAVAWAAAD from the coding sequence ATGCTCGTGACCCTTCCTGACCTGCCCGACGGCGTCATCGGCTTCGAGGTCGTCGGTGAGATCCACAGCGACGACTACCGCGACACGCTCATCCCCGCCATCGAGGCGGCGGGCGAGGCGGGTGCCATCCGTCTCGTGTACGTCCTCGGTGACCGCTTCGAGGGCTACAGCGCGGGCGCCTCGTGGCAGGACGCCAAGCTCGGCGTCCACCACCACGGCAAGTGGCGCCGGGCCGCCCTGGTCACCGACATCGACTGGGTGCGCCACCTCACCAGCGTCTTCGGGTGGGCCGTCCCGGGCGAGGTGAAGGTGTTCCCGCTGGCCGAGCAGGCCGACGCCGTCGCCTGGGCGGCCGCCGACTGA
- a CDS encoding CAP domain-containing protein — MALGSIDGGTTTNASRRARRHKAIALAMCAGVVAASLSSASAGAGADPVGDPLTGAPVAESGDVPAAASTSRAETAAPEGRGSGFAPSTRLASWQLYQDLYVTNVDAQLPVTTNPASCSSPGTTQSFRQEVLDRVNYFRAMAGVPDDIALNPDFNARAQRVSLMMAANQSISHTPPSSWACYTPQGGAAANKSNLWLSRYGAAAITGWIEDPGNGNEPAGHRRWVLHPPTRSMGIGSIRGPANQPFRTAAALYVMDGHIFDPVPRPRDGFVAWPPPGFVPDDLVFDRFSFGIDGANFANASVAVTRNGNPVTDVEHTPANGYGINTLVWEVPAANTQPATYHVTIRGVSGAPRSVYEYDINAFDVMVPPEPVTIVTPGNEAEYARGRSVLADFSCQMPNQVSCVGTVADGAAIDTSTLGPRSFTVTATDSSGAQEIRTHRYTVVDKTKPTVTITTPPTGASYVQGQSVTADYGCTDESGGSGLVSCTGTVADGATVNTSALGASRPFSVTATDGAGNVQTVERPYAVTQRPDAAIAPDATSTPAGTDVYSSASTPTQTSSVTVAKGGTHTFFVTVTNDGGAAASFRLKGTTTTGAGYTVRYVAGTTNITSAVNAGTYSTGSLQPGESVTVKIKVKRSATGARPGTIKVDLGVRNGAGPFVRDLVRAKVSPA, encoded by the coding sequence ATGGCCCTGGGATCGATCGACGGCGGCACCACGACGAACGCGTCTCGACGCGCACGGCGGCACAAGGCCATCGCGCTGGCCATGTGCGCGGGAGTGGTTGCGGCATCGCTGTCGTCGGCATCGGCGGGTGCCGGCGCCGACCCGGTCGGCGACCCGCTCACCGGCGCCCCGGTCGCCGAGTCCGGCGACGTCCCTGCCGCCGCGTCCACCTCGAGGGCCGAGACCGCCGCACCCGAAGGGCGCGGCTCGGGCTTCGCCCCCAGCACCCGTCTCGCCTCGTGGCAGCTCTACCAGGACCTGTACGTCACCAACGTCGACGCCCAGCTCCCCGTCACCACCAACCCCGCCAGCTGCTCGTCCCCGGGCACCACGCAGAGCTTCCGCCAGGAGGTGCTCGACCGCGTCAACTACTTCCGGGCCATGGCGGGCGTGCCCGACGACATCGCCCTGAACCCGGACTTCAACGCTCGCGCCCAACGCGTGTCGCTGATGATGGCCGCCAACCAGAGCATCAGCCACACACCGCCCTCGTCCTGGGCCTGCTACACGCCCCAGGGCGGCGCCGCCGCCAACAAGTCCAACCTGTGGCTGAGCCGCTACGGCGCGGCCGCGATCACGGGGTGGATCGAGGACCCGGGCAACGGGAACGAGCCGGCCGGGCACCGGCGCTGGGTCCTCCACCCCCCGACCCGCAGCATGGGCATCGGCTCGATCCGAGGCCCCGCCAACCAGCCCTTCCGCACCGCCGCCGCGCTCTATGTGATGGACGGTCACATCTTCGACCCGGTCCCCCGGCCCCGCGACGGGTTCGTGGCGTGGCCGCCCCCGGGCTTCGTCCCCGACGACCTCGTCTTCGACCGCTTCTCGTTCGGGATCGACGGCGCCAACTTCGCCAACGCCAGCGTCGCGGTGACCCGCAACGGCAACCCCGTCACCGACGTCGAGCACACCCCCGCCAACGGCTACGGCATCAACACCCTCGTCTGGGAGGTGCCGGCGGCGAACACCCAGCCCGCCACCTACCACGTCACCATCCGCGGGGTGTCGGGCGCGCCGCGGTCGGTGTACGAGTACGACATCAACGCCTTCGACGTCATGGTGCCGCCCGAGCCGGTCACCATCGTCACGCCCGGGAACGAGGCGGAGTACGCGCGCGGCCGCTCGGTCCTGGCCGACTTCTCCTGCCAGATGCCCAACCAGGTGTCGTGCGTCGGCACCGTCGCCGACGGGGCCGCCATCGACACGAGCACCCTCGGCCCCCGCAGCTTCACGGTGACGGCCACGGACAGCTCCGGCGCCCAGGAGATCCGGACCCACCGCTACACGGTGGTGGACAAGACGAAGCCCACGGTCACCATCACCACGCCGCCGACCGGGGCGTCGTACGTCCAGGGCCAGTCGGTGACGGCCGACTACGGCTGCACCGACGAGTCGGGCGGCTCCGGTCTCGTGTCGTGCACGGGCACCGTGGCCGACGGCGCCACGGTCAACACCTCGGCCCTGGGGGCGAGCCGACCGTTCTCGGTCACCGCCACCGATGGTGCCGGCAACGTCCAGACCGTCGAGCGCCCCTACGCCGTCACCCAGCGCCCGGACGCGGCCATCGCCCCCGACGCCACCAGCACACCGGCGGGGACCGACGTGTACTCCTCCGCCAGCACGCCGACGCAGACCTCGTCGGTCACCGTGGCGAAGGGCGGCACCCACACCTTCTTTGTGACCGTGACCAACGACGGCGGCGCGGCGGCGAGCTTCCGCCTGAAGGGGACCACCACCACGGGGGCCGGCTACACGGTCCGCTACGTCGCGGGGACGACGAACATCACCTCCGCGGTCAACGCCGGCACCTACTCGACCGGCTCGCTCCAGCCCGGCGAGTCGGTCACCGTGAAGATCAAGGTGAAGCGCTCGGCCACCGGTGCCCGCCCGGGGACCATCAAGGTCGACCTCGGCGTCCGCAACGGCGCCGGCCCCTTCGTCCGCGACCTGGTGCGGGCGAAGGTCAGCCCCGCCTGA
- a CDS encoding class I SAM-dependent methyltransferase, with translation MSDWAGSEGEHWAAHADRYTRVLARFGALLVEAAGFAPGQRVIEIGCGNGDTAVAAGRAVGEEGSVLGVDLSEDMLGVARARVAAAGLTNTTFVAADATTFAPDPAGFDLAVSRFGVMFFDDPVAAFTNIRGLLAPGGRLVFACWQSLLVNDWLLVPAAAVAEVLPLPVPADPNAPGPFAFADAERVAGILSAAGFDGPAVEPIVAKVWVGDSPEEAADYLRTTGMGRAIFAEAPPELIDEALARAAAAVAPHAGPAGIELDGAAWLVTATT, from the coding sequence ATGAGCGACTGGGCCGGCAGCGAAGGCGAGCACTGGGCGGCGCACGCCGACCGCTACACCCGGGTGCTGGCCCGGTTCGGGGCGCTGCTGGTCGAGGCCGCCGGCTTCGCGCCGGGGCAGCGGGTCATCGAGATCGGCTGCGGTAACGGCGACACCGCGGTCGCCGCCGGCCGGGCGGTGGGCGAGGAGGGCAGCGTGCTGGGCGTCGACCTCTCGGAGGACATGCTCGGCGTGGCCCGGGCCCGGGTGGCCGCCGCCGGCCTCACCAACACCACCTTCGTGGCCGCCGACGCCACGACCTTCGCTCCCGACCCGGCGGGCTTCGACCTCGCGGTGAGCCGCTTCGGGGTGATGTTCTTCGACGATCCCGTGGCCGCATTCACCAACATCCGCGGTCTGCTCGCCCCGGGCGGCCGCCTCGTGTTCGCTTGCTGGCAGTCGCTGCTGGTCAACGACTGGCTGCTCGTGCCCGCCGCCGCGGTCGCCGAGGTCCTGCCCCTGCCCGTCCCCGCCGATCCGAACGCGCCCGGGCCGTTCGCCTTCGCCGACGCCGAACGGGTGGCGGGGATCCTGAGCGCCGCCGGCTTCGACGGCCCGGCGGTCGAGCCCATCGTCGCCAAGGTATGGGTGGGCGACTCCCCGGAGGAGGCCGCCGACTACCTGCGCACCACCGGCATGGGGCGGGCCATCTTCGCCGAGGCCCCGCCCGAGCTCATCGACGAGGCGCTGGCCCGCGCCGCGGCGGCGGTGGCCCCGCACGCAGGACCGGCCGGCATCGAGCTCGACGGCGCCGCGTGGCTCGTCACCGCCACGACCTGA
- a CDS encoding arsenate reductase ArsC, whose translation MAAGWLRHLAGDRMDVWSGGSEPTSTINPAAVEAMAEVGIDIAQEFPKPWTDEIVRAADVVITMGCGDACPLYPGKRYEDWVLEDPAAMDVDSVRVVRDQIEAKVRALMTSVGVDPVT comes from the coding sequence ATGGCGGCGGGTTGGCTGCGCCACCTGGCCGGCGACCGGATGGACGTCTGGTCCGGCGGCTCCGAGCCGACGTCCACCATCAACCCCGCTGCGGTCGAGGCCATGGCCGAGGTGGGCATCGACATCGCCCAGGAGTTCCCCAAGCCGTGGACCGACGAGATCGTGCGGGCCGCGGACGTGGTGATCACCATGGGCTGCGGCGACGCCTGCCCGCTCTACCCCGGAAAGCGCTACGAGGACTGGGTCCTGGAGGATCCGGCGGCCATGGACGTCGACAGCGTGCGGGTGGTGCGCGACCAGATCGAGGCCAAGGTGCGGGCGCTCATGACGTCCGTCGGCGTCGACCCCGTCACCTAG
- a CDS encoding helix-turn-helix transcriptional regulator yields MDVHADDLCCAPVTEGVLGEDDAAELAAVFKVLADPARLRLLSMVAAAETGEACACDLVEPVGRSQPTVSHHLSLLVDAGLLTREKRGKWAWYRVVPERLAAIRGALGPSAALSR; encoded by the coding sequence ATGGACGTGCATGCCGACGACCTGTGCTGCGCCCCGGTCACCGAGGGCGTGCTGGGCGAGGACGACGCCGCCGAGCTCGCCGCCGTGTTCAAGGTGCTGGCCGACCCCGCCCGCCTCCGCCTGCTCTCGATGGTGGCCGCCGCCGAGACGGGCGAGGCCTGCGCCTGCGACCTCGTCGAGCCCGTGGGCCGCTCACAGCCCACCGTGTCGCACCACCTGTCGCTGCTGGTCGACGCCGGCCTGCTCACCCGCGAGAAGCGCGGCAAGTGGGCCTGGTACCGGGTCGTGCCCGAGCGCCTCGCCGCCATCCGCGGCGCCCTCGGCCCCAGCGCCGCCCTCTCCCGCTGA
- a CDS encoding VOC family protein encodes MAITSGFNHVATLTTDLDRFAAWYGEVFGAEVTFTMEAEGDHPRMFIVDLGGGAALNVFEVPEEDLIGDRRRIGGRGAIDHFGIAVDDLATLEEIKGRLEAAGADIGEIQNLGGDTWSLFFRDVDGMELEVCAPVT; translated from the coding sequence ATGGCGATCACCAGCGGCTTCAACCACGTGGCCACCCTCACCACCGACCTCGACCGCTTCGCCGCCTGGTACGGCGAGGTGTTCGGCGCCGAGGTCACGTTCACCATGGAGGCGGAGGGCGACCACCCCCGCATGTTCATCGTCGATCTCGGGGGCGGCGCCGCCCTGAACGTGTTCGAGGTCCCCGAGGAGGACCTCATCGGCGACCGCCGCCGCATCGGCGGCCGGGGCGCGATCGACCACTTCGGCATCGCCGTCGACGACCTGGCCACCCTCGAGGAGATCAAGGGACGCCTCGAGGCGGCCGGCGCCGACATCGGCGAGATCCAGAACCTCGGCGGCGACACCTGGTCGCTGTTCTTCCGCGACGTCGACGGCATGGAGCTCGAGGTGTGCGCGCCGGTCACCTGA
- a CDS encoding aquaporin codes for MRDGEVRDGEVRAEVPTDEELAHEVESGTGALRLDLTRRLVAEGLGTGLLVMAVVGSGIAASRLSAGDVGLQLLENAAATAGALIGLILMFGAVSGAHFNPVVTILDRALGTTTTRDTGLYVVAQVIGGCLGAMVANVMFELPAVEVSTHDRSSAALWLSELVATVTLLLLIQGCVRTGRAAVVPVAVGAWIGGAYFFTSSTSFANPAVTVARTLSDTFAGIAPSSAPMFILVQLAAVAVAYPLVRLFYPHPHAHPHTDAEAN; via the coding sequence GTGCGGGACGGGGAGGTGCGGGACGGGGAGGTGCGGGCCGAGGTCCCGACCGACGAGGAGCTCGCCCACGAGGTCGAGTCGGGCACGGGCGCCCTGCGTCTCGACCTCACCCGCCGCCTCGTCGCCGAGGGCCTCGGCACCGGCCTGCTGGTCATGGCCGTGGTCGGCTCGGGCATCGCCGCCAGCCGCCTCTCGGCCGGCGACGTCGGGCTCCAGCTGCTCGAGAACGCGGCCGCCACGGCCGGCGCGTTGATCGGCCTGATCCTCATGTTCGGGGCGGTGTCGGGTGCCCACTTCAACCCGGTGGTCACCATCCTCGACCGCGCCCTCGGGACCACCACGACGAGGGACACCGGCCTCTACGTCGTGGCCCAGGTGATCGGCGGCTGCCTCGGGGCGATGGTGGCCAATGTCATGTTCGAACTGCCTGCGGTCGAGGTGTCGACCCACGACCGGTCGTCGGCGGCCTTGTGGCTGTCCGAGTTGGTGGCCACGGTCACCCTCCTGCTCCTCATCCAGGGGTGCGTGCGCACCGGACGGGCCGCGGTCGTCCCCGTCGCGGTGGGGGCGTGGATCGGCGGGGCCTACTTCTTCACCTCGTCCACCAGCTTCGCCAACCCGGCGGTCACCGTGGCGCGCACATTGAGCGACACCTTCGCCGGCATCGCCCCGTCCTCGGCGCCGATGTTCATCCTCGTGCAGCTCGCCGCCGTGGCCGTGGCCTACCCCCTCGTCCGCCTCTTCTATCCCCACCCTCACGCTCACCCGCACACCGACGCCGAAGCGAACTGA
- a CDS encoding RtcB family protein — translation MPTTINDKLVSWASDLDPGTVRQAEKTARLPIVEGHVALMPDAHVGLGATVGSVIPTRGAVIPAAVGVDIGCGMVAAELDLTAADLPDDLGPLLGRIADVVPAGVGKGHDDVSRAADKWLSAHRPATELSQGRSVKAAKQFGTLGSGNHFVEVCLDERDRVWVVLHSGSRGIGNQLAQAHIKTAKRLAKDLQLRLEDPDLAYFVEGTPEFEAYLADMLWAQDYARANRDQMVERALREVVAFVGAGRETSRINCHHNFTQREVHDGVELWITRKGAIAAGADDLGVIPGSMGTGTFIVRGKGSAASWRSCSHGAGRRHSRSQAKKLFSGEDLAAQMAGKVWLADRADALVDEIPSAYKDIDRVMADQADLVEVQHTLHQVLNYKGT, via the coding sequence ATGCCCACCACCATCAACGACAAGCTCGTCTCCTGGGCCAGCGACCTCGACCCCGGCACCGTCCGCCAGGCCGAGAAGACCGCCCGGCTGCCCATCGTCGAGGGCCATGTGGCCCTCATGCCTGACGCTCACGTGGGCCTCGGGGCCACCGTGGGTTCGGTCATCCCGACCCGCGGCGCGGTCATCCCCGCCGCGGTCGGCGTGGACATCGGCTGCGGCATGGTCGCGGCCGAGCTCGACCTGACCGCGGCCGACCTGCCCGACGACCTCGGGCCCCTCCTCGGCCGCATCGCTGACGTGGTCCCCGCCGGCGTCGGCAAGGGCCACGACGACGTCTCGCGCGCCGCCGACAAGTGGCTCAGCGCCCACCGCCCCGCCACCGAGCTCTCCCAGGGCCGGTCGGTGAAGGCGGCCAAGCAGTTCGGCACGCTCGGCTCCGGCAACCACTTCGTCGAGGTCTGCCTCGACGAGCGCGACCGGGTGTGGGTCGTCCTGCACTCGGGCAGCCGGGGCATCGGGAACCAGCTGGCCCAGGCCCACATCAAGACCGCGAAGCGCCTCGCCAAGGACCTCCAGCTGCGGCTCGAGGACCCGGACCTGGCCTACTTCGTCGAGGGCACGCCCGAGTTCGAGGCCTACCTCGCCGACATGCTGTGGGCCCAGGACTACGCCCGCGCCAACCGCGACCAGATGGTCGAGCGGGCGCTGCGTGAGGTGGTGGCCTTCGTCGGTGCGGGCCGCGAGACGTCCCGCATCAACTGCCACCACAACTTCACCCAGCGCGAGGTGCACGACGGCGTCGAGCTGTGGATCACCCGCAAGGGGGCGATCGCCGCCGGCGCCGACGACCTCGGCGTCATCCCGGGCTCGATGGGCACGGGTACCTTCATCGTCCGGGGCAAGGGCAGCGCCGCCAGCTGGCGGTCGTGCTCCCACGGTGCGGGCCGGCGCCACAGCCGCAGCCAGGCCAAGAAGCTGTTCAGCGGCGAGGACCTCGCCGCCCAGATGGCGGGCAAGGTCTGGCTGGCCGACCGGGCCGACGCCCTGGTCGACGAGATCCCGTCGGCCTACAAGGACATCGACCGGGTGATGGCGGACCAGGCCGACCTCGTCGAGGTGCAGCACACCCTGCACCAGGTCCTCAACTACAAGGGCACCTGA